The uncultured Desulfuromonas sp. genome has a segment encoding these proteins:
- a CDS encoding TonB-dependent receptor: MNVLKGWLQTVSIICCVLWPCMAVGEESATELGPLVVTATLAEKSVEQVPGAVEVLDQQQLVETGAETISEALLYATGVMLTTAEGRNVGTSIRGIGRNHTLIMIDGRRLAGSFKAQMDVAQLPVTMVERIEVVRGPASALYGSDAIGGVVNIITRQPTVHTEADIDVRGGFGPSAEHLGQAYVSGGRETIQANLGVARSVKDDWDGDGELPDDIDETSLNSILGRAVLKISPKQQLLFGGEYGHFERDGGRYYQNVDRRYDADDRRWGGFAEYHLNQGEPLSAMLRGYASQYKATSSFDPPTSKSEERRRLIQGEGRVTYSVSNRFTLTSGGEVREDSLKTDSMDHDEEKVLNSALFTQADWQMTSQLNLIAGVRFDHHEDFGGHLSPRATLTWHYSHGRVWIGYGEGFRAPNLNELYVTSLLKKGLETYQNNEELDEETSQSYEAGTSFYWGRFRSQLVVFRTDLDDLIAAELQSTSGKYKTYTYVNIDEVRAEGAEFECSLALPGDVQLAGQVSYVDTEDRRIHNELADEPRWKSGVTFSWLDPYWGVMTQVRWLYFGTSEDGEGNEQGAYQLTHFHVEKDLSANLTAYAGIDNLFDEEHDDFTLSPRGYYLGMKWVF, from the coding sequence ATGAACGTTTTGAAAGGCTGGTTGCAAACGGTAAGTATTATTTGCTGTGTTCTTTGGCCATGCATGGCCGTTGGCGAGGAGTCCGCAACCGAGCTGGGACCGTTGGTCGTCACCGCAACGCTGGCTGAAAAATCGGTTGAACAGGTGCCTGGGGCCGTGGAGGTGCTTGATCAGCAGCAATTGGTTGAGACTGGCGCGGAAACCATTTCCGAAGCGTTGCTCTATGCCACTGGAGTGATGCTGACCACGGCGGAAGGGCGTAATGTCGGAACCTCTATTCGCGGCATTGGTCGTAACCATACCTTGATTATGATTGATGGCCGTCGTCTGGCGGGCAGCTTCAAAGCCCAGATGGATGTGGCGCAGCTGCCGGTGACCATGGTCGAACGCATTGAAGTGGTACGCGGTCCGGCCTCGGCATTGTACGGCAGCGATGCCATCGGCGGCGTCGTCAATATTATTACCCGTCAGCCCACGGTTCATACCGAGGCCGACATTGATGTGCGTGGTGGTTTCGGCCCGTCCGCGGAACATCTTGGACAAGCCTATGTCAGTGGTGGCCGCGAAACGATCCAGGCCAATTTAGGCGTGGCTCGGAGTGTCAAGGATGATTGGGACGGTGACGGTGAGCTGCCGGACGATATTGATGAAACCTCGTTAAACAGCATTCTGGGCCGAGCCGTACTGAAGATCAGCCCGAAGCAACAGCTGTTGTTCGGGGGAGAATATGGCCATTTTGAACGCGATGGCGGTCGTTATTACCAGAATGTGGATCGTCGCTATGATGCCGATGACCGCCGCTGGGGAGGATTTGCCGAATATCACCTGAATCAGGGGGAGCCGCTCTCTGCCATGTTGCGAGGTTACGCCAGTCAATATAAAGCCACCTCGTCTTTTGATCCGCCTACGTCAAAAAGCGAGGAACGGCGGCGGTTGATTCAGGGAGAAGGCCGGGTGACGTACTCGGTCTCCAATCGGTTTACCCTCACCAGCGGCGGCGAAGTTCGTGAAGACAGTCTTAAAACGGACAGTATGGATCATGATGAGGAAAAAGTGCTCAACAGCGCCCTGTTTACTCAGGCGGATTGGCAGATGACCTCACAACTCAACTTAATTGCCGGTGTGCGTTTTGACCATCACGAAGATTTTGGCGGTCATCTGTCACCTCGGGCAACATTAACCTGGCATTACAGCCATGGCCGGGTCTGGATCGGTTATGGCGAAGGATTCAGAGCGCCGAATCTCAATGAATTGTATGTGACGTCACTGTTGAAAAAAGGGCTTGAAACCTATCAAAACAATGAAGAACTTGATGAAGAAACGTCACAAAGCTATGAAGCCGGTACCAGCTTTTACTGGGGGCGTTTTCGCAGCCAACTGGTGGTGTTCCGTACTGATCTGGATGATCTGATCGCCGCCGAATTACAGTCGACCAGCGGCAAATATAAAACGTACACCTATGTCAATATTGATGAAGTACGCGCTGAAGGGGCGGAGTTTGAATGTTCCCTGGCGTTGCCCGGTGATGTGCAGCTTGCCGGTCAGGTCAGCTATGTGGATACCGAAGACCGCCGGATCCACAACGAGCTGGCCGATGAACCTCGCTGGAAAAGCGGGGTGACTTTTTCCTGGCTGGATCCTTATTGGGGTGTGATGACTCAGGTGCGCTGGCTCTATTTCGGCACCTCTGAAGATGGTGAAGGGAATGAGCAGGGCGCCTATCAGCTCACCCATTTCCATGTTGAAAAAGACCTGTCGGCAAATCTGACCGCCTATGCCGGGATCGATAATCTGTTCGATGAGGAACACGATGACTTTACCTTGTCGCCGCGGGGATACTACCTGGGCATGAAGTGGGTGTTTTAG
- a CDS encoding ABC transporter substrate-binding protein, which yields MTRRLLLSALLVLLLVLPARARDIVDMVGRSVTIPDHVERVVGCVAPVNWMIYAVAPMKLAAFTSRPSEADWQVLDSRLKNRPVVGSFLGGQGVNHETLLAIDPDVVIFWGDGKSPVVQRWLKQLDQWHIPVVFVAMDHLEDYPATLEFLGALLGEPQRGSKLARYGKCILEQVATSVATIPAPQRRRVYYAQGNDGLETEPDRSFHAELITLAGGINVHKGRLKQRSGREKMTLEQVLLYDPEIIITAERAFYQDGLRNTAWQQVRAVHNDQIFLIPDHPLNWFDRPPSMMRFLGLQWLVQSFYPQTFHLDMVETTRHFYRLFFNVDLSEEEVRDILDGMP from the coding sequence GTGACAAGGCGACTGCTGCTGAGTGCGCTGCTGGTCCTGCTGCTGGTTCTGCCTGCTCGGGCGCGTGACATCGTTGATATGGTCGGGCGCAGTGTGACGATTCCCGACCACGTCGAACGGGTGGTCGGCTGCGTTGCTCCGGTCAATTGGATGATTTATGCCGTCGCTCCGATGAAGCTGGCGGCGTTTACCTCACGGCCGTCCGAGGCTGACTGGCAGGTGCTTGATAGCCGGCTTAAAAACCGACCAGTGGTTGGCAGTTTTCTCGGCGGCCAAGGCGTGAATCACGAGACCTTGCTGGCGATTGATCCCGACGTGGTGATTTTCTGGGGCGACGGCAAATCGCCTGTGGTGCAGCGTTGGCTGAAGCAGCTGGATCAGTGGCACATCCCGGTGGTGTTTGTCGCCATGGATCATCTCGAAGACTATCCGGCAACCTTGGAGTTTCTTGGTGCGTTGTTGGGGGAACCGCAGCGGGGCAGCAAACTGGCCCGCTATGGGAAGTGCATTCTGGAACAGGTTGCCACGTCGGTGGCGACCATTCCTGCTCCTCAGCGACGCCGGGTTTATTATGCCCAAGGCAACGACGGACTGGAAACCGAACCGGACCGTTCTTTTCATGCCGAACTGATCACACTTGCCGGCGGCATCAATGTGCATAAAGGACGCTTGAAACAACGCAGTGGTCGAGAAAAAATGACTCTGGAACAGGTGTTATTGTATGATCCCGAGATCATTATTACAGCGGAGCGTGCTTTTTATCAGGACGGCCTGCGGAACACAGCCTGGCAACAGGTCCGTGCCGTTCATAATGACCAGATTTTTCTTATCCCGGACCATCCGTTGAACTGGTTTGATCGCCCTCCCTCCATGATGCGTTTTCTTGGCCTGCAATGGCTGGTGCAGAGCTTTTATCCGCAAACATTTCACCTGGATATGGTTGAAACGACGCGTCATTTTTATCGGCTGTTTTTTAACGTTGATCTGAGTGAAGAAGAGGTCCGCGACATTCTTGACGGGATGCCGTGA
- a CDS encoding selenium metabolism-associated LysR family transcriptional regulator: MHVDIRRLEVFCKVVDLGSFTRAAEAALLSQPSVSEHIRTLEEHYNEKLIDRLGRRAQPTHAGKILYQYARRIIQLKDEADQAIKQFQGNLSGKLAVGASTIPGAYLLPPLIDSFKTSYSSIELMLKISGTTAVVEEILKGTLELGLIGTLWKDQRVECEEMFSDELVLTVYPDHPWAKKSSVYPGELLETPFILREPGSGTRIEMTQGLKKAGVEVAHFQVVAEVGSNEAVRQGVRSRIGVAILSSLSVAEDVERGSLVTVPIEGVTMPRSFYLVQRRNRQLSPLATAFYNHLKESC; this comes from the coding sequence ATGCATGTGGATATCCGTCGACTCGAAGTTTTTTGCAAAGTTGTTGATCTTGGAAGCTTTACCCGGGCCGCTGAAGCGGCATTGCTGTCGCAGCCCTCGGTCAGTGAACACATCCGGACACTGGAAGAGCACTACAATGAGAAATTGATCGATCGTCTCGGTCGTCGTGCTCAACCGACGCATGCCGGCAAAATCCTCTATCAATATGCCCGGCGGATTATTCAGCTCAAGGATGAAGCGGACCAGGCGATCAAACAATTTCAAGGCAACCTGTCCGGTAAATTGGCCGTCGGAGCCAGTACCATTCCCGGTGCGTATCTGTTGCCGCCGCTGATTGACAGCTTTAAAACGTCTTACTCCAGCATTGAATTAATGTTGAAAATTTCCGGTACCACAGCGGTCGTTGAAGAGATTCTCAAAGGCACTCTGGAACTTGGTCTGATCGGTACCTTGTGGAAAGATCAGCGCGTCGAGTGTGAAGAGATGTTTTCTGATGAATTGGTCCTGACGGTTTATCCCGACCATCCCTGGGCGAAAAAATCGTCTGTTTATCCCGGAGAATTGCTCGAGACACCGTTTATCCTCCGCGAACCCGGTTCGGGGACCCGCATTGAAATGACTCAGGGGCTGAAAAAAGCCGGTGTTGAAGTGGCGCATTTTCAGGTGGTCGCGGAAGTCGGCAGCAATGAAGCGGTGCGTCAGGGCGTGCGCTCGCGCATTGGCGTGGCGATTCTCTCGTCCCTGTCGGTGGCCGAAGATGTTGAACGGGGCAGTCTGGTGACCGTTCCCATCGAGGGCGTCACGATGCCACGCTCCTTCTATCTGGTGCAGCGCCGTAACCGACAACTCAGTCCGCTGGCCACAGCGTTCTACAATCACCTCAAAGAGAGCTGCTGA
- a CDS encoding sigma-54 dependent transcriptional regulator gives MDKRCSILLIDDDEQSCATLGLLLKKSGYRVETAPSGEEGLNLLLKTPFEIVITDLRLPGMDGLEILKRVKEHNAEINVILVTGNSSAESAVTAMKYGAFDYITKPLNFDKLKVILDKAQEKLQLVAENRFLRQQLRGRYTFDNIIGTSMTMQQVFSRMQKVLHTDSSLLILGESGTGKELVAKAIHFNGPRKDQPFVPINCGAIPADLLESELFGHIRGSFTGAVANKSGKFEQANGGTIFLDEIGTMPVHLQLKLLRVLQEQEVQPVGSNRNIKLDVRVISATNADLQQMIRDGHFREDLFYRLNVIPITLPPLRQRSEDIALLVRHFLQKSCRYMNRPMMPMESAALQVLENYDWPGNVRELENVIERTVALSDGPQITLQDLPPHITGSNTPTVSDQNLYILPADGVDMPKKIQEIERRWISQALEMSQGIKARAAVMLGINRTTLVEKIKRLGLPQ, from the coding sequence ATGGACAAAAGATGTTCAATCCTGTTAATTGACGATGACGAACAAAGCTGTGCAACGCTTGGTTTGCTGCTGAAAAAATCAGGTTACAGGGTCGAGACCGCCCCTTCCGGTGAAGAGGGGCTGAATCTTCTTCTCAAGACCCCATTTGAGATCGTCATCACCGACTTGCGCCTGCCGGGAATGGATGGTCTGGAAATTCTCAAACGGGTTAAAGAACATAATGCCGAAATCAATGTCATCCTCGTCACCGGAAACTCTTCGGCGGAATCGGCGGTCACGGCCATGAAATACGGCGCCTTCGACTACATCACCAAGCCTCTCAATTTCGATAAGCTCAAAGTTATTCTCGACAAAGCCCAGGAAAAACTGCAACTGGTCGCTGAGAACCGTTTTCTGCGTCAACAGTTGCGTGGCCGCTACACCTTTGACAACATCATTGGTACCAGCATGACCATGCAACAGGTTTTTTCGCGCATGCAAAAGGTGTTGCATACCGATTCCTCCCTGCTGATCCTCGGCGAATCGGGAACCGGTAAGGAGCTGGTGGCCAAAGCGATCCATTTCAACGGCCCCCGCAAAGACCAGCCGTTTGTGCCCATTAACTGCGGTGCCATCCCAGCCGACCTGCTGGAAAGTGAACTGTTCGGCCATATTCGCGGCTCGTTTACCGGCGCTGTGGCCAACAAGTCCGGAAAATTCGAGCAAGCCAACGGCGGCACTATTTTTCTCGATGAGATCGGCACCATGCCGGTCCACCTGCAGCTCAAGTTATTGCGCGTTCTTCAGGAACAGGAAGTTCAACCCGTGGGGAGTAACCGCAATATCAAGCTGGATGTTCGGGTGATTTCGGCAACAAATGCAGATCTACAACAAATGATTCGCGATGGCCATTTTCGTGAAGACCTGTTTTACCGGCTCAATGTCATTCCCATCACCCTCCCGCCACTGCGTCAACGCAGTGAAGATATCGCCTTGCTGGTACGGCACTTCCTGCAAAAGAGCTGTCGCTATATGAACCGGCCGATGATGCCGATGGAGAGTGCCGCCTTGCAGGTTCTGGAAAATTACGACTGGCCGGGCAATGTCCGTGAACTGGAGAATGTGATTGAGCGCACCGTGGCCCTGAGCGATGGGCCACAGATCACCCTGCAGGACCTACCGCCCCATATCACCGGCAGCAACACACCGACCGTGTCCGACCAGAACCTGTATATCCTGCCGGCTGATGGCGTGGATATGCCGAAGAAAATCCAGGAAATTGAACGGCGCTGGATCAGCCAGGCCTTGGAGATGAGTCAGGGAATTAAAGCGCGTGCAGCGGTCATGCTGGGCATAAACCGCACCACGTTGGTGGAGAAGATCAAACGACTCGGGCTGCCGCAATAA
- a CDS encoding pyruvate carboxylase — MAVKQFKKIMAANRGEIAIRIFRACTELGISTVAIYSEEDKLSLHRYKADEAYQIGKGKGPIDAYLGIEEIVELARQKGVDAIHPGYGFLSENPEFAEACERAGITFIGPTADIQRRLGNKVAARHVALEAGVPVVPGTEDPVKTEEDALLFAKDCGYPIMVKAASGGGGRGMRVARNKDELLEGLKSAASEAKAAFGDGTVFLEKFIENPKHIEVQIMGDSHGNIVHYFERDCSIQRRHQKVIELAPSPSLSQEKREEVCSHAMKIANEVGYLNAGTVEFLMDNEGKFYFIETNPRIQVEHTVTELVTMRNLVQTQIRVAEGYKLSDPEIGVSKQEDIELRGYAIQCRVTTEDPANNFAPDFGTIKAYRTAVGFGVRLDAANGYSGSRITPHYDSLLVKVSTWGLSFVDACRTMNRALQEFRVRGVKTNIGFLENVVTHEPFLKGECDTSYLDKHPELFNIQEKKDRANKLLHYIGHVSVNGYPNIKKRLHFRDLHEADLPYIQPEAIRPRGTRDILMAKGPQGLADWALNEKRLLLTDTTMRDAHQSLLATRVRTYDLDKIAEATSHLAGGLFSLEMWGGATFDVSMRFLTEDPWERLDRLRSKIPNLLFQMLLRGSNAVGYTNYADNVVEDFVEKAAAGGIDVFRIFDSLNWTKGMRVAMEAVQKNNAICEAAMCYTGDITDPKRDKYPLEYYVNMAKELEKMGAHILGIKDMAGLLKPFAAEKLVKALKNEIGIPVHLHTHDTSGNGGTMLLMAAQAGVDIVDTALSSISGLTSQPSMNGLLSTLEGTIWDPSVDNDGMQTLANYWETVRTYYEPFESELRSSTAQVYYHEIPGGQYSNYKPQVEGLGLGHRWEECKRMYRDVNDMFGDLVKVTPSSKIVGDMAMFMVQNNLTPQDVMERGHELTFPQGVVDFFKGMLGQPYGGFPEELQKIILKDEQPFTHRPGEFLEPVDFSAKKEELEKKVGHPVLDRDVSSAVLYPGVFEEFDRHRQEYSDTSVLPTPVYFYGLDVGDEVSIEIQPGKTLIVTLTAISKVHDDGTRNIYFELNGEPRQIKVKDLSAETDESEHVKAEKGNDREVGAPMPGKIFKLNVGVGDEVKEGDTLIVTEAMKMETNIKAKIDGVVKEVLYKEGDQVQQDDLLIVIE; from the coding sequence ATGGCAGTAAAACAGTTCAAGAAAATTATGGCCGCCAACCGCGGCGAGATTGCGATCCGGATCTTCCGCGCGTGTACTGAGTTGGGGATCAGCACCGTCGCCATCTATTCCGAAGAAGACAAACTGTCGTTGCATCGTTACAAGGCGGATGAAGCGTATCAGATCGGTAAAGGCAAAGGGCCGATTGATGCCTACCTGGGCATTGAGGAAATTGTCGAATTGGCGCGTCAGAAAGGTGTTGATGCGATTCACCCCGGTTACGGCTTTTTGTCCGAGAATCCTGAATTCGCCGAGGCCTGTGAGCGCGCCGGTATCACGTTTATCGGTCCGACCGCGGACATTCAACGGCGCCTGGGCAACAAGGTGGCCGCGCGTCACGTTGCGCTTGAGGCCGGTGTTCCGGTGGTTCCCGGCACCGAAGATCCGGTGAAAACCGAAGAAGACGCACTGCTGTTTGCCAAGGACTGCGGTTATCCGATCATGGTCAAGGCCGCTTCCGGTGGTGGTGGCCGCGGTATGCGTGTGGCACGCAACAAGGATGAACTGCTCGAAGGTTTGAAATCGGCCGCCTCCGAGGCCAAAGCGGCCTTTGGTGACGGCACGGTGTTCCTTGAGAAGTTCATCGAGAATCCCAAGCATATCGAAGTGCAGATCATGGGTGACAGTCATGGCAACATCGTCCATTACTTTGAGCGTGATTGCTCGATTCAGCGTCGTCACCAGAAGGTGATCGAGCTGGCTCCATCTCCTTCTCTGTCCCAGGAAAAGCGCGAAGAGGTCTGTTCCCACGCCATGAAGATTGCCAATGAAGTCGGCTATCTCAATGCGGGAACCGTTGAGTTCCTCATGGACAACGAGGGCAAGTTCTATTTCATTGAAACCAACCCGCGTATTCAGGTCGAGCATACCGTCACCGAGCTGGTCACCATGCGTAATCTGGTGCAGACCCAGATTCGCGTCGCCGAAGGCTACAAGCTGTCCGATCCGGAAATCGGTGTCAGCAAGCAGGAAGATATCGAACTGCGCGGCTATGCCATCCAGTGCCGTGTCACCACCGAAGATCCGGCGAATAACTTTGCCCCGGATTTCGGCACCATCAAAGCCTACCGGACCGCAGTCGGTTTCGGTGTGCGCCTTGATGCGGCCAACGGTTACTCCGGTTCCCGCATTACCCCGCATTACGATTCGCTGCTGGTCAAGGTGTCCACCTGGGGGCTGTCGTTTGTCGATGCCTGCCGCACCATGAATCGTGCGCTGCAGGAATTCCGGGTGCGTGGTGTGAAAACCAACATCGGCTTTTTGGAAAATGTCGTCACCCACGAGCCGTTCCTTAAAGGTGAATGCGACACCTCGTATCTGGACAAGCATCCGGAACTGTTCAATATTCAGGAGAAGAAGGACCGCGCCAACAAGTTGCTTCATTACATCGGTCACGTGTCGGTGAATGGTTATCCCAACATCAAGAAGCGTTTGCACTTCAGGGATCTGCATGAGGCTGACCTGCCTTACATTCAGCCGGAAGCGATCCGGCCGCGCGGCACCCGCGACATTCTCATGGCCAAGGGGCCGCAAGGTCTGGCGGATTGGGCCTTGAATGAGAAGCGCCTGCTGTTGACCGATACCACCATGCGTGACGCCCATCAGTCGCTGCTGGCCACCCGCGTGCGGACTTATGACCTGGATAAGATCGCCGAGGCGACCAGCCATCTGGCCGGTGGTCTGTTCTCCCTGGAGATGTGGGGCGGAGCGACGTTTGATGTCTCCATGCGTTTCCTCACCGAGGACCCTTGGGAGCGTCTCGACCGTCTGCGCAGCAAAATTCCCAATCTGCTGTTCCAGATGCTGTTGCGTGGTTCCAATGCCGTCGGCTACACCAACTACGCGGATAACGTCGTGGAAGATTTTGTTGAAAAAGCGGCCGCTGGCGGCATTGACGTCTTCCGGATTTTCGACTCCCTGAACTGGACCAAAGGGATGCGCGTCGCCATGGAAGCGGTGCAGAAGAACAATGCCATCTGCGAAGCGGCCATGTGCTACACCGGTGATATTACCGATCCCAAACGTGACAAGTATCCTCTCGAATACTATGTCAACATGGCCAAAGAGCTGGAGAAGATGGGCGCCCACATTCTCGGCATTAAGGATATGGCCGGTCTGCTCAAGCCGTTTGCCGCCGAGAAGCTGGTCAAGGCGTTGAAAAACGAGATCGGCATTCCCGTTCATCTGCACACCCACGATACCTCCGGTAATGGCGGCACCATGTTGCTGATGGCCGCCCAGGCCGGTGTCGATATTGTCGATACCGCACTGTCCTCGATTTCCGGCCTGACCTCGCAGCCGAGCATGAACGGTCTGCTGTCGACGCTCGAAGGGACGATCTGGGACCCGAGCGTTGATAACGACGGTATGCAGACTCTGGCCAACTACTGGGAGACGGTACGCACCTATTACGAGCCGTTCGAATCGGAATTGCGTTCCAGTACCGCTCAGGTCTACTACCACGAAATTCCCGGTGGTCAGTATTCCAACTACAAGCCTCAGGTTGAGGGTCTCGGCCTCGGTCATCGCTGGGAAGAGTGCAAGCGCATGTACCGCGATGTCAACGACATGTTCGGAGACCTGGTCAAAGTGACCCCGTCCTCCAAGATCGTTGGCGACATGGCCATGTTCATGGTTCAGAACAACCTGACGCCGCAGGACGTGATGGAGCGCGGTCACGAGCTGACGTTCCCGCAGGGCGTTGTCGACTTCTTTAAAGGGATGCTCGGTCAGCCGTACGGCGGCTTCCCCGAGGAATTGCAGAAGATCATCCTCAAGGACGAGCAGCCGTTTACCCACCGTCCGGGTGAGTTCCTTGAGCCGGTAGACTTTTCCGCCAAGAAAGAGGAGTTGGAGAAGAAGGTCGGCCATCCGGTGCTCGACCGCGATGTTTCCTCGGCCGTGCTGTATCCCGGCGTGTTTGAAGAGTTTGACCGTCATCGCCAGGAATATAGTGATACGTCTGTCTTGCCGACCCCCGTCTACTTTTACGGTCTGGATGTCGGTGATGAGGTAAGCATCGAGATTCAACCGGGTAAAACCCTGATCGTCACCCTGACCGCCATCAGTAAGGTGCATGACGACGGCACCCGCAACATCTACTTTGAGCTCAACGGTGAACCGCGTCAGATCAAGGTCAAAGACCTGTCCGCCGAAACCGACGAGAGCGAACACGTCAAGGCGGAAAAAGGCAATGACCGCGAAGTCGGCGCACCGATGCCGGGCAAAATTTTCAAGCTCAATGTCGGTGTCGGCGATGAAGTGAAAGAGGGCGATACCCTGATTGTTACTGAAGCCATGAAAATGGAGACCAACATCAAGGCCAAGATTGACGGTGTGGTCAAGGAAGTCCTCTACAAAGAGGGCGATCAGGTCCAGCAGGATGACCTGCTGATTGTCATCGAATAA
- a CDS encoding nicotinamidase, protein MVISPHDTASFDVDPQCGFTPLCPNELPVVDGDAIVNELNAQARFARLRLASKDCHPPQAPWVAESADEILQPVTGDYPDLDVKWPPHCVVGTKGNQLIPGLPQEHDYDLVVEKGQDPLMHPYGACYHDLGEKITTGAVEWLRDNGIRTVLVGGLATDYCVKTTALQLVRNGFTVVVNLAACRGVAEQSTQTALEEMRQAGILLIADSSELEAA, encoded by the coding sequence ATGGTGATTTCTCCACACGACACCGCCAGTTTCGATGTCGATCCGCAATGCGGTTTTACACCGTTATGTCCCAATGAGTTGCCCGTTGTCGACGGTGACGCCATTGTCAATGAACTCAATGCTCAGGCCCGTTTTGCCCGCTTACGTCTGGCGAGCAAGGACTGCCATCCGCCTCAGGCCCCCTGGGTTGCCGAGAGTGCCGATGAAATATTGCAGCCGGTCACGGGTGACTACCCCGATCTTGATGTCAAGTGGCCGCCGCACTGTGTCGTGGGCACCAAGGGCAATCAGTTGATCCCCGGCTTGCCGCAAGAGCACGACTACGATCTGGTGGTGGAAAAAGGCCAGGACCCGCTGATGCACCCTTATGGTGCCTGCTATCATGATCTGGGAGAAAAGATCACTACCGGTGCCGTTGAATGGCTGCGTGATAACGGCATCCGTACCGTGCTGGTCGGCGGTTTGGCCACCGATTACTGTGTGAAAACCACGGCGCTGCAACTGGTGCGCAACGGCTTCACGGTGGTGGTCAACCTGGCGGCCTGCCGTGGTGTCGCCGAACAGAGCACGCAAACGGCCCTTGAAGAGATGCGTCAGGCCGGCATTCTTCTCATTGCCGACAGCAGTGAACTGGAGGCGGCATGA
- the pncB gene encoding nicotinate phosphoribosyltransferase gives MTTRITDRPLIHSLLDTDLYKITMLQAFFHAPEFRTVSVEWKFACRNDNGFDLTTLRDDVLWQLEQVCQLHFTDEELDYLDHFPFFTHDFIEFLRIFHLDMRFVTLSVVDGRLDIRFRGPLLHVTLLEICTLAIISELHTLAHYGGIDLDQARQRLEEKIDLLKAPGPMPGFHFADFGTRRRASRDWQEEAVCRLHEALPDYFTGTSNLDLARRYNLMPIGTMAHEWFQAWQAVTRLADAQKAALEGWVREYRGRLGIALTDCYNMDAFMRDFADPYFGKLYDGLRHDSGPPIEWGEKAIAMYESMGVDPLSKTLVFSDSLTFERMIEIYRHFCGRIHISFGIGTMLTNDIGQPALNMVIKLVAANGKPVAKISDGPGKSMCEDAGYLRYLASVYDIDLEA, from the coding sequence ATGACGACACGCATCACGGATCGTCCGCTGATCCACAGCCTTCTCGATACGGATTTGTACAAAATCACCATGCTCCAGGCCTTTTTTCATGCCCCTGAATTTCGCACCGTCTCAGTGGAGTGGAAATTTGCCTGCCGCAATGACAACGGGTTTGATCTGACGACGCTACGCGACGATGTCCTGTGGCAGTTGGAGCAGGTGTGTCAGCTTCATTTTACCGATGAAGAACTGGATTACCTTGATCACTTTCCATTCTTCACCCACGACTTCATTGAATTTCTGCGTATTTTCCATCTCGACATGCGCTTCGTTACCCTGTCCGTGGTCGATGGTCGGCTGGATATCCGTTTTCGCGGGCCCTTACTGCATGTCACCTTGCTGGAAATCTGCACTCTGGCCATCATCAGTGAGCTGCATACTCTGGCCCATTACGGCGGTATCGATCTCGATCAGGCCCGTCAGCGTCTGGAAGAGAAGATTGACCTGCTCAAGGCGCCGGGACCGATGCCGGGCTTTCATTTTGCCGATTTCGGCACCCGGCGTCGTGCCAGTCGCGACTGGCAGGAAGAAGCCGTGTGCCGGTTGCATGAGGCGTTACCCGACTATTTTACCGGCACCAGTAATCTTGACCTGGCGCGGCGCTACAATTTGATGCCCATCGGCACCATGGCCCATGAGTGGTTCCAGGCCTGGCAGGCGGTGACCCGCCTGGCTGACGCCCAGAAAGCCGCGCTGGAAGGGTGGGTGCGCGAATACCGCGGTCGTCTCGGTATTGCCCTGACCGATTGTTACAATATGGATGCGTTCATGCGTGATTTTGCCGATCCTTATTTCGGCAAATTGTACGACGGTTTGCGTCACGACAGCGGCCCACCCATTGAATGGGGGGAAAAGGCCATTGCCATGTATGAGAGCATGGGCGTTGATCCCTTGTCGAAGACTTTGGTGTTCAGTGACAGCCTGACCTTCGAGCGCATGATCGAGATCTATCGGCACTTCTGTGGCCGAATTCACATCTCGTTTGGTATCGGCACCATGCTGACTAATGATATTGGCCAACCGGCATTGAATATGGTGATCAAACTGGTGGCGGCCAATGGCAAGCCGGTCGCCAAGATTTCCGATGGGCCGGGCAAGAGCATGTGTGAAGATGCCGGTTATTTGCGCTATCTGGCATCGGTGTACGATATTGACCTGGAAGCGTAA